In a single window of the Campylobacter hyointestinalis subsp. lawsonii genome:
- the tcuA gene encoding FAD-dependent tricarballylate dehydrogenase TcuA, producing MLEINCDVLVIGGGNAALCAAISAKENGADVLMLESSPKAWRGGNSQHTRNLRSMHYGPTDVLTDTYSEDEFFEDIYKVTKGQTNEEFARYVIKNTPEAVKWAKSHGVRFQSSFGGTLQLGRTNAFFLGGGKSLVNSYYREAKKMGIKVLYEHEAKSLNIQNNKIISVEVEDKQNRQILTFKPKACVIASGGFESNLEKLREAWGEPAKNFLIRGTKFNQGKMLFALQDAGAKIIGDPTQGHMVAIDARAPKYDGGIASRVDCVSLGIVVNKNAKRFYNEGEDFWPKRYAIWGRLVASQPNQIGYSITDVKVLKRYMPPLFEPIVANSLDELADKIGLDKTVLKDTISEFNAHVVSGNFDHTVLDDCHTSGLEIDKTHWAQTIDTPPFYCYPLRPGVTFTYLGVKVTKEAAVVMQNDEVCENLFAAGEIMAGNILSQGYCAGFGMSIGSVFGRIAGREAAKSRGEK from the coding sequence ATGCTAGAAATAAATTGTGATGTTTTAGTTATCGGTGGCGGTAACGCTGCCCTTTGTGCGGCGATTAGTGCCAAAGAAAATGGTGCGGACGTACTGATGTTAGAAAGCTCACCAAAAGCTTGGCGTGGAGGTAACTCACAACACACTAGAAATTTGCGTTCGATGCATTATGGACCAACTGACGTGCTTACTGATACTTATAGTGAAGATGAGTTTTTTGAGGATATTTATAAAGTGACTAAGGGTCAGACAAATGAAGAGTTTGCTCGCTATGTCATCAAAAATACTCCAGAAGCAGTAAAATGGGCAAAAAGCCATGGTGTGCGTTTTCAAAGCTCATTTGGTGGTACTTTACAGCTTGGAAGGACAAATGCGTTTTTCTTAGGCGGTGGCAAATCGTTAGTAAATTCTTACTACCGTGAAGCCAAAAAAATGGGGATAAAGGTCTTGTATGAGCATGAAGCTAAAAGCCTAAATATCCAAAACAATAAAATAATTAGCGTAGAAGTAGAAGACAAACAAAACAGACAAATACTCACCTTCAAACCAAAAGCTTGTGTTATAGCAAGTGGTGGATTTGAGTCAAATTTGGAAAAATTACGCGAAGCTTGGGGTGAGCCTGCTAAGAATTTTTTGATTCGTGGTACTAAATTTAATCAAGGTAAGATGCTTTTTGCATTGCAAGATGCTGGGGCTAAGATCATCGGTGATCCTACTCAAGGGCATATGGTGGCTATAGATGCAAGAGCGCCAAAATATGACGGCGGCATCGCTTCGCGTGTGGATTGTGTAAGTCTTGGGATAGTCGTCAATAAAAACGCCAAAAGATTTTACAACGAAGGAGAAGATTTTTGGCCAAAGCGTTATGCGATCTGGGGAAGACTAGTAGCGTCTCAGCCTAATCAAATCGGATATTCGATCACGGACGTAAAAGTACTAAAGCGTTATATGCCACCACTCTTTGAGCCGATCGTGGCAAATTCACTAGATGAACTAGCTGATAAAATAGGTCTTGATAAAACGGTTTTAAAAGATACCATTTCTGAGTTTAACGCTCACGTTGTAAGTGGAAATTTCGATCATACTGTGCTTGATGATTGTCATACAAGTGGGCTTGAGATAGATAAAACCCACTGGGCTCAGACTATCGATACACCGCCGTTTTATTGCTATCCACTTCGCCCGGGCGTGACATTTACATATCTTGGAGTAAAAGTTACAAAAGAAGCAGCGGTTGTTATGCAAAATGATGAAGTATGTGAAAATTTATTTGCAGCAGGAGAGATAATGGCCGGAAATATCTTAAGTCAAGGGTATTGCGCTGGATTTGGTATGAGTATCGGATCTGTATTTGGGCGTATCGCAGGACGTGAAGCGGCAAAATCAAGGGGAGAAAAATGA
- a CDS encoding GntR family transcriptional regulator: protein MKNTKSPKKQIYDFFITSLENFTLKPGDRVKEEDIAVKTGFSRTPVREVLALLANEGLIESSVDGLRISILDENSITQLYEMREILEGTAASFAAIHANEIEIAALEEIVLREKELTISSQIIQNNRLFHSMLFRCAHNKFLVKTINELTNTLLLLGKSTLSDEKRKEEAYEEHIKIVEALKNHDSSAAKKYAKEHIKNAYKARIKIFLQDGKIL from the coding sequence ATGAAAAACACAAAATCTCCAAAAAAACAAATTTATGATTTCTTTATAACTTCACTTGAAAATTTTACTCTAAAACCAGGAGATAGGGTAAAAGAAGAAGACATAGCGGTAAAAACTGGCTTTTCACGCACACCTGTTCGCGAAGTTCTTGCGCTTTTAGCAAATGAAGGATTGATAGAGTCTAGCGTAGATGGACTTAGAATTTCTATTTTAGATGAAAACTCCATTACCCAACTTTATGAAATGCGTGAAATTTTAGAAGGGACAGCAGCATCATTTGCAGCAATTCATGCCAACGAGATAGAAATAGCAGCCCTTGAAGAGATAGTGCTAAGAGAAAAAGAGCTAACAATCTCATCGCAAATCATTCAAAATAATAGGCTTTTTCACTCTATGCTATTTCGTTGCGCCCACAATAAATTTCTAGTTAAAACGATAAATGAGCTTACAAATACGCTTTTATTGCTTGGAAAAAGCACTTTAAGCGATGAAAAACGTAAAGAAGAGGCGTATGAAGAACATATAAAAATTGTAGAAGCGCTTAAAAATCATGATAGCTCAGCAGCAAAGAAGTATGCAAAAGAGCATATTAAAAATGCTTATAAAGCCCGTATAAAGATCTTTTTACAAGATGGCAAAATTTTATAA
- a CDS encoding helix-turn-helix domain-containing protein: MNINDDKKADAYLKAKVVKLWLKARDRKVKIDAFLSYININKMYDKKVSKGQIYDWARRYANGGIKGLVDERGGNRDGAVNSKLAGVGKADWRADFANEYVEIDATTLDLFAKKIRLDLASAIWKINKEAFRDFDECMARVEEKFSKILLN, encoded by the coding sequence ATGAATATAAATGATGATAAAAAAGCAGATGCATATCTAAAAGCCAAAGTAGTAAAGCTTTGGCTAAAGGCTCGTGATAGAAAAGTAAAAATAGATGCGTTTTTGTCATATATCAACATAAATAAGATGTATGACAAAAAGGTATCAAAAGGGCAAATTTACGACTGGGCTAGAAGATACGCAAATGGCGGTATAAAAGGGCTAGTTGATGAGCGTGGTGGCAACAGAGACGGAGCGGTGAATTCAAAACTAGCCGGAGTTGGCAAGGCTGACTGGAGGGCAGACTTTGCAAATGAGTATGTAGAGATAGACGCTACAACGCTTGATCTGTTTGCTAAAAAAATCAGACTTGATCTAGCTAGTGCGATATGGAAGATAAATAAAGAAGCGTTTAGAGACTTTGATGAGTGCATGGCAAGAGTGGAAGAGAAATTTAGTAAAATTTTGTTGAATTAA
- a CDS encoding Rha family transcriptional regulator, with translation MNEIIVINGQSVEFEVINGGIFTTSLSVANVFNKRHCDILAQIRALPNDEFYFLNFKETERTAKFGAVVRSEPYYKISRDSFSLLVMGFTGEKAYRWKIEFIKAFNLMEAELTSLKFKKQSSKSPLNLYSKFNLFFYAIIIFKWV, from the coding sequence ATGAACGAAATTATCGTTATAAACGGACAGAGCGTAGAGTTTGAAGTGATAAATGGTGGGATATTTACCACTTCTTTAAGCGTCGCAAATGTTTTCAATAAACGACATTGTGATATTTTAGCACAAATTAGGGCTTTACCAAACGATGAATTCTATTTCCTTAATTTTAAGGAGACGGAGCGAACCGCCAAATTTGGAGCTGTTGTGCGAAGTGAGCCATACTATAAAATTTCACGTGATAGCTTTTCGCTTTTGGTTATGGGCTTTACAGGCGAGAAGGCTTATAGATGGAAAATAGAGTTTATCAAGGCTTTTAATCTAATGGAAGCCGAGCTAACCAGCCTTAAATTTAAAAAGCAAAGTAGCAAAAGCCCATTAAATCTCTATTCTAAATTTAATCTTTTTTTCTATGCCATTATAATTTTCAAGTGGGTATAA
- a CDS encoding LysE/ArgO family amino acid transporter encodes MQNFIFLKGFFLSLSLIMAIGAQNAFVLRQGIAKNNVFYVCLVCFLCDFVLILAGIFGVGEVIAKNVIVNVLITALGILFVSYYAITALISAFSTKNSVIFEIEHSKFSIKKTIILTLCITLLNPHVYLDTVFVVGASALTFDMKEKIFFALGSLSASFIWFFSLGFGAKKFSHFLSKPIISKIIDIFIAIIMFFVVLTLIKFLLKILEI; translated from the coding sequence ATGCAAAATTTTATTTTTTTAAAAGGATTCTTTCTATCACTTTCGCTTATTATGGCAATTGGAGCTCAAAACGCTTTTGTTTTGCGACAAGGTATAGCTAAAAATAATGTATTTTATGTTTGCCTTGTATGTTTTTTGTGTGATTTTGTATTGATATTAGCTGGAATTTTCGGTGTTGGTGAAGTTATAGCAAAAAATGTGATAGTAAATGTATTAATCACAGCTCTTGGAATTTTATTTGTTAGTTATTATGCTATAACAGCATTAATTTCAGCATTTTCTACCAAAAATAGTGTAATATTTGAGATAGAACATTCAAAATTTTCTATTAAAAAAACTATTATTTTAACCCTTTGTATTACGCTTTTAAACCCACATGTTTATTTAGATACGGTTTTTGTGGTTGGAGCCTCAGCGCTAACATTTGATATGAAAGAGAAGATATTTTTTGCACTTGGCAGTCTTTCTGCTTCGTTTATTTGGTTTTTTTCATTAGGTTTTGGTGCTAAAAAATTTAGTCACTTTTTATCAAAACCAATAATTAGCAAGATTATAGATATATTTATTGCTATTATTATGTTTTTTGTTGTTTTAACTCTAATAAAATTTCTTCTAAAAATATTAGAAATTTAA
- a CDS encoding carbon starvation CstA family protein, with protein MNANKDFKTKGENLKLYQKLLWILVSIIGAFAFGVLALNKGESISATWLVVASICIYMIGYTFYGRFIAFKVLGLDDNRATPAYTMNDGRDYTPTNKYVLFGHHFAAIAGAGPLVGPVVAAQMGYLPSMIWLLVGVVLAGAVHDFVVLFLSVRRNGKSLGEMIKEELGGFTGGVAMIGIFFIMLIIVAILAMVVVKALADSPWGLFTIAMTIPIAIFMGIYMRFLRPGKVIEASIIGFILLIISLWGGHYVAIDPFWGNVFSLKGTTLAWLTIAYGFIAAILPVWFLLAPRDYLSTFLKIGVIVGMVIAILIVGPELKMPAVTSFTDGTGPVFPGPLFPFLFITIACGAISGFHALISSGTTPKLAEKESETLFIGYGAMLMESLVGIMALVTATILTPGLYFSINTSGALLGPDAASAAAYIANLGFTVTPEEILGLAKSVGEETMMGRTGGAPTFAVGLTLLFHEIMGGVEAMPFWYHFAILFEALFILTAVDAGTRTGRFMIQDILGNVYKPTGDTKNLFYGVVATFICCAGWGYLLYSGVTDPMGGIFTLWPLFGASNQMLAGIALMLATVVLFKMGKAKYSWVTIAPLVWVLITTMYAAFQKLLPANGDRVHDAVSHVATAQNMAKKLETLTDPAAIAKAEAVIRNNVIDAVLCGFFMIVVVVVAVQTFRICFRIYKDGNDKAYPLMQSEYKKASEYKDVVC; from the coding sequence ATGAACGCTAATAAAGATTTTAAAACAAAAGGAGAGAATTTGAAGTTATATCAAAAACTTCTGTGGATACTCGTATCCATTATCGGTGCTTTTGCTTTTGGTGTCTTGGCGCTAAACAAAGGTGAAAGTATCAGCGCAACATGGCTAGTTGTAGCTAGTATTTGTATCTATATGATCGGCTACACATTTTATGGAAGATTTATCGCTTTTAAGGTTCTTGGACTAGATGATAATCGTGCTACTCCAGCCTACACTATGAACGACGGTAGAGACTATACTCCTACAAACAAATACGTTCTTTTTGGTCACCACTTTGCAGCCATCGCAGGAGCTGGTCCTCTTGTAGGCCCAGTAGTTGCGGCTCAAATGGGCTACTTGCCAAGTATGATATGGCTTTTAGTCGGTGTCGTTTTAGCAGGAGCTGTGCATGACTTCGTTGTTCTTTTCTTATCTGTTCGCAGAAACGGAAAGAGCTTAGGAGAGATGATAAAAGAAGAGCTTGGCGGATTTACCGGCGGCGTTGCTATGATAGGAATCTTCTTTATTATGCTTATCATTGTAGCTATACTTGCTATGGTTGTCGTAAAAGCTTTAGCTGATTCTCCTTGGGGATTATTTACTATAGCTATGACTATTCCTATTGCTATATTTATGGGAATTTATATGAGATTTTTACGTCCTGGCAAGGTTATAGAAGCCTCTATAATCGGCTTTATCCTACTTATAATATCTCTTTGGGGTGGTCATTATGTAGCAATAGATCCATTTTGGGGCAACGTATTTTCTCTAAAAGGCACAACTCTAGCATGGCTTACTATAGCTTATGGATTTATAGCCGCTATTTTACCTGTTTGGTTTTTACTAGCTCCAAGAGACTACTTAAGTACATTTTTAAAAATAGGCGTTATAGTTGGTATGGTTATAGCTATACTTATAGTTGGACCTGAGCTTAAAATGCCTGCGGTTACTTCATTTACGGATGGTACTGGACCAGTATTTCCTGGGCCTCTATTTCCATTTTTATTTATCACTATAGCTTGCGGTGCGATATCAGGTTTTCACGCTCTGATTTCAAGCGGAACTACTCCAAAACTCGCAGAAAAAGAGAGCGAGACGCTATTTATCGGATATGGTGCTATGCTTATGGAAAGTCTTGTGGGTATTATGGCTTTAGTTACTGCTACCATACTAACCCCTGGACTTTACTTTTCTATCAACACATCTGGCGCTCTTCTTGGACCAGACGCGGCTAGCGCTGCAGCTTATATAGCAAATTTAGGATTTACCGTAACGCCTGAAGAGATCTTAGGTCTTGCAAAAAGCGTTGGCGAAGAAACTATGATGGGTAGAACCGGTGGTGCGCCTACATTTGCAGTGGGTTTAACACTTCTATTTCACGAGATAATGGGTGGGGTTGAAGCAATGCCTTTTTGGTATCACTTCGCTATACTATTTGAAGCATTATTTATCCTAACAGCAGTTGATGCTGGAACAAGAACAGGCAGATTTATGATACAAGATATACTAGGTAACGTTTATAAACCTACGGGTGATACAAAAAATTTATTTTACGGCGTAGTTGCTACTTTTATATGTTGTGCTGGCTGGGGATACTTGCTTTATAGTGGAGTTACTGATCCTATGGGCGGTATATTTACTCTTTGGCCGTTATTTGGTGCATCAAACCAAATGTTAGCTGGTATCGCCCTTATGCTTGCGACTGTGGTATTGTTTAAAATGGGTAAAGCAAAATACTCATGGGTTACAATCGCTCCTCTTGTTTGGGTTTTGATAACTACTATGTACGCAGCATTCCAAAAACTACTTCCAGCAAATGGCGATAGAGTTCATGACGCGGTAAGCCACGTAGCAACTGCTCAAAATATGGCTAAAAAACTAGAAACATTAACTGATCCAGCCGCGATAGCCAAAGCCGAAGCAGTCATCAGAAACAATGTAATAGACGCCGTATTATGTGGATTTTTTATGATAGTTGTAGTCGTAGTAGCGGTGCAAACTTTTAGAATTTGCTTTAGAATTTACAAAGATGGCAACGATAAAGCTTATCCACTTATGCAAAGCGAATACAAAAAAGCGAGTGAATACAAAGATGTTGTTTGCTAA
- a CDS encoding carboxymuconolactone decarboxylase family protein encodes MKKILAVFAVFGGVLMSADIEDNTLKAVFENFEKSSKNDSIKAGLTPRQIELSNLAVIIASGSVRLWQERLEKSELKADEIMELLRQSTAYLGMARIREFIFVTSEIYKRKGVKITDFAIDSDENRLKNGQNLQIELFSSATTQSMSGDYAQIGKYLSQNCFGDYYTRTEILSLGEREIITFFLLAAQGDTSAQMKAHAKAIFLQGLNKEKLIALINANIALIGYPRSLNATAAVIEASK; translated from the coding sequence ATGAAAAAGATTTTAGCTGTTTTTGCGGTGTTTGGAGGTGTTTTGATGAGTGCGGATATAGAAGACAACACGCTTAAAGCGGTGTTTGAAAACTTTGAGAAAAGTAGCAAAAATGATAGCATAAAAGCCGGCCTAACTCCTAGGCAAATCGAGCTTAGCAACCTAGCTGTGATAATAGCATCGGGTTCAGTTAGGCTATGGCAAGAAAGGCTAGAAAAAAGCGAGTTAAAAGCTGATGAGATAATGGAGCTTTTGCGCCAAAGCACGGCATATCTTGGTATGGCTAGGATTAGGGAATTTATCTTTGTCACAAGTGAAATTTACAAGCGTAAAGGCGTGAAAATCACAGATTTTGCCATAGATAGCGATGAAAATAGGCTAAAAAATGGGCAAAATTTACAAATAGAGCTTTTTAGTAGTGCTACTACGCAGAGCATGAGTGGCGACTACGCACAAATCGGCAAATATTTAAGCCAAAATTGCTTTGGGGATTATTACACTAGAACTGAGATTTTAAGCCTAGGCGAGCGTGAGATTATCACATTTTTTCTTTTAGCGGCTCAAGGCGACACATCAGCGCAGATGAAAGCTCACGCAAAAGCTATTTTTCTTCAAGGCTTAAATAAAGAAAAACTAATCGCCCTAATCAACGCAAATATCGCTCTTATAGGCTATCCACGCTCACTAAATGCCACCGCTGCTGTCATAGAGGCTAGCAAATAA
- a CDS encoding MarR family winged helix-turn-helix transcriptional regulator produces MKSKKSNKMTISLASKLKDVANQFIISKLKANGLANISPSHGDILAILFDEKPHDMTEISKRICKTKPTVTVLVEKLENSGYITRVKSDEDARISFISLSQKGIALKPIFCQISKELNDIVYKDFSQIETEILDKLLKKAIINFNDKV; encoded by the coding sequence ATGAAAAGTAAAAAATCAAATAAAATGACTATATCTTTAGCTTCAAAGCTCAAAGATGTTGCAAATCAGTTTATCATCTCAAAGCTAAAAGCAAATGGACTAGCAAATATCTCTCCTAGTCACGGAGATATCTTAGCTATACTTTTTGATGAAAAGCCTCATGATATGACTGAGATATCAAAACGTATATGTAAAACAAAACCAACCGTAACTGTTTTAGTAGAAAAGCTAGAAAATAGCGGCTATATAACAAGGGTAAAAAGCGATGAAGATGCAAGGATAAGCTTTATATCTTTGAGCCAAAAAGGCATCGCACTAAAGCCTATCTTTTGTCAAATTTCAAAAGAATTAAATGATATAGTTTATAAAGACTTTTCGCAGATAGAGACTGAAATTTTAGATAAGTTATTAAAAAAGGCTATTATAAATTTTAATGATAAAGTATGA
- a CDS encoding cyclophilin-like fold protein yields MEIFVSINGEKLRANLAQNSSAKALYKELEKGDIIINASDYGGFEKNGKLPSPLPRNDEQITMQACDIILYSGQTFVLAYDINSWSLTRLGRIEGISKDELKKLLGAGSVEIRLSLK; encoded by the coding sequence ATGGAGATTTTTGTTAGTATAAATGGAGAAAAACTTAGAGCAAATTTAGCTCAAAATAGCTCGGCAAAGGCTTTGTATAAAGAGCTAGAAAAAGGCGATATCATCATAAATGCTAGTGACTACGGCGGATTTGAGAAAAACGGCAAACTACCATCGCCGCTGCCACGAAATGATGAACAGATCACAATGCAAGCTTGCGATATAATTCTTTATAGCGGACAGACTTTCGTGCTAGCCTACGACATAAACTCATGGTCGCTAACTCGCCTTGGCAGAATAGAAGGCATAAGCAAAGATGAGCTAAAAAAGCTACTAGGCGCAGGCAGCGTGGAGATAAGACTATCTTTAAAATGA
- a CDS encoding ComEA family DNA-binding protein: MKAFILTALSASMVLAAININTANKSELMELPGIGEGKANSIIEYRAKNKFKTIDEIKNVSGIGDKIYENIKADLIVNGPTDTKNLKSKDIKKPTKNDKKIDNNSTKNR; the protein is encoded by the coding sequence ATGAAGGCGTTTATTTTAACCGCTCTTAGTGCTAGTATGGTCTTAGCTGCTATCAATATCAACACAGCTAACAAAAGTGAGTTAATGGAGTTACCTGGAATTGGTGAAGGTAAAGCAAATTCGATTATCGAATACAGAGCTAAAAACAAATTTAAAACCATAGATGAGATCAAAAATGTCTCTGGAATCGGAGATAAAATATATGAAAATATCAAAGCTGATCTAATAGTAAATGGCCCAACCGATACAAAAAATTTAAAAAGCAAAGATATCAAAAAACCAACAAAAAATGATAAAAAAATAGATAATAACTCTACAAAAAATAGATAA
- a CDS encoding 2OG-Fe dioxygenase family protein, whose product MSKVAFPITIVDHIDIGLNLEKIQNKLQSYYDEYEDDLYLLHKNKIDYISKFTKIHNDEIYKNINFDFSSINLDSNILKVVLSFKPNRKRLISKYIIDIKNENFKIERISANNFLQPLAFVSDEKFDYRKNERKFKELPDNLFDDDLRSMLKFVSFKIGRYTKKYKFAITAHHTLIFCENGRKSTNSPEGIHQDGMDFIMSAFVINRQNINGAKSIIYANDKKQKIFETILKNDQGIIQSDLNSKL is encoded by the coding sequence ATGAGTAAAGTAGCTTTTCCTATTACTATTGTTGATCACATTGACATTGGTTTGAATTTAGAAAAAATTCAAAATAAACTACAATCATATTATGATGAATATGAAGATGATTTATATTTGTTACATAAAAACAAAATTGATTATATCTCTAAATTTACGAAAATTCATAATGATGAAATTTATAAAAATATTAATTTTGATTTTTCATCTATAAATTTAGATAGTAATATTTTAAAAGTAGTTTTATCATTTAAGCCAAATAGAAAACGACTTATTTCTAAATATATTATAGATATTAAAAACGAAAATTTTAAAATTGAAAGAATATCCGCAAATAATTTTCTCCAACCTCTTGCATTTGTATCAGATGAAAAGTTTGATTATAGAAAAAATGAAAGAAAATTTAAAGAATTACCTGATAATTTATTTGATGATGATTTAAGAAGTATGCTTAAATTTGTCTCTTTTAAAATAGGTAGATATACAAAAAAATATAAATTTGCAATTACAGCTCATCATACACTTATATTCTGTGAAAATGGTAGAAAATCTACAAATTCACCAGAAGGAATACACCAAGATGGAATGGATTTTATAATGTCTGCTTTTGTTATCAATAGACAAAATATCAATGGCGCAAAAAGTATAATTTATGCAAATGATAAAAAACAAAAAATATTTGAAACTATATTAAAAAATGATCAAGGAATTATTCAGTCAGATTTAAATAGTAAATTATAG
- a CDS encoding cupin domain-containing protein, with the protein MTKTGKNYKMISSKDSPRSEFHDELNLTGCEVSINHLKAGDSVPFVHSHKQNEEVYIVLEGSGVLFIDGEEFEVNAGDVLRIDPDGKRCFKASSSSDLKYICIQCKAGSLEQFTDGDGELNSEKPSWL; encoded by the coding sequence ATGACAAAAACAGGAAAAAATTACAAGATGATCTCATCAAAAGATAGCCCTAGAAGTGAGTTTCATGATGAGTTAAATTTAACAGGATGTGAAGTGTCTATAAATCACTTAAAAGCTGGTGATAGTGTGCCTTTTGTCCATTCTCATAAACAAAACGAAGAGGTTTATATAGTGCTTGAGGGAAGCGGAGTTTTGTTTATAGATGGCGAAGAGTTTGAAGTAAATGCCGGTGATGTTTTGCGTATAGATCCTGATGGTAAAAGATGCTTTAAAGCAAGTTCTAGTAGCGATTTGAAATATATCTGTATTCAGTGCAAAGCTGGTAGCTTAGAGCAGTTTACCGACGGAGATGGTGAGTTAAACAGTGAAAAACCAAGTTGGCTTTAA
- the kcuS gene encoding KCU-star family selenoprotein, translated as MLFAKLKKVWQAYEKLDEALYPLIGLHQYEKYLKHFNKHHPGEQPLSRAQFFREAQDAKAKNVKC; from the coding sequence ATGTTGTTTGCTAAACTAAAAAAAGTTTGGCAAGCGTATGAAAAACTTGATGAAGCCCTTTATCCTTTGATAGGACTTCATCAATATGAAAAGTATTTGAAGCATTTCAACAAGCACCACCCAGGAGAGCAACCGCTTTCTAGGGCGCAGTTTTTTAGAGAAGCTCAAGACGCTAAAGCCAAAAATGTAAAATGTTGA
- a CDS encoding ACT domain-containing protein, with the protein MFEILRPLEEECISVLVVSAYERDYIFVNKNDFDKVKKIFGL; encoded by the coding sequence TTGTTTGAGATATTAAGACCGCTCGAAGAAGAATGTATAAGTGTATTAGTTGTATCAGCTTACGAAAGAGATTATATTTTTGTTAATAAAAATGATTTTGATAAAGTAAAGAAAATTTTTGGATTATAG
- the thiS gene encoding sulfur carrier protein ThiS: MNIKVNSNIVEVAKSISLKQWLEQNGYNLELIAVECNKEIVQKTKWEEFLLEPDMSLEIVEFVGGG; the protein is encoded by the coding sequence ATGAATATAAAAGTAAATTCAAACATAGTAGAAGTAGCAAAAAGTATCAGTCTAAAGCAGTGGCTAGAGCAAAATGGTTATAATCTAGAGCTTATCGCTGTGGAATGCAACAAAGAGATCGTACAAAAAACGAAGTGGGAAGAGTTTTTACTAGAACCCGATATGAGTTTAGAAATCGTAGAGTTCGTTGGAGGCGGATGA
- a CDS encoding cupin domain-containing protein, giving the protein MKKIILTLCITAAAFAQDLPFSKGEINPHSKYFTGTTYLNTFDDAQGGRSANASLVTFEPCSRTHWHTHEKGQLLIVLSGEGVVKTEGQKAIKAQPGVIIKIDSDAKHFHAGGKTTQMAHISVMGMPNKTTWLEKVSDEEYESALRELQ; this is encoded by the coding sequence ATGAAAAAAATAATTCTAACTCTTTGCATTACCGCGGCGGCTTTTGCGCAGGATTTGCCTTTTAGCAAAGGTGAGATAAATCCGCATAGCAAATACTTCACCGGCACTACCTATCTAAATACCTTTGATGATGCACAGGGCGGCAGAAGTGCTAATGCTAGCTTAGTAACCTTTGAGCCTTGTTCTCGCACACACTGGCACACACACGAAAAGGGCCAACTTCTAATCGTTTTAAGCGGTGAAGGTGTAGTGAAAACAGAGGGACAAAAAGCTATAAAAGCCCAGCCTGGCGTAATAATCAAAATAGATAGCGACGCTAAACATTTTCACGCAGGTGGCAAAACCACGCAAATGGCACACATCTCAGTCATGGGAATGCCAAACAAAACTACCTGGCTAGAAAAAGTAAGCGACGAAGAGTATGAAAGCGCTTTAAGAGAACTTCAATGA